The genome window CCTGCGTTTGGACCTGCTGTGATTGGTCGTATTATTGAAAACGAAGGCTATAAAATTGCGATCATTCCGCAGCCTAACTGGAAAGATGACCTTCGTGATTTCAAAAAAATGGGCAAACCAAAGTTATTCTTCGGAGTAACTGCAGGTTGTATGGACTCAATGGTCAACCATTACACCGCCAATAAAAGAAGACGTTCAAATGATTCTTATACCCCTGGTGGTGAGGCTGGTTTCCGTCCTGATTATGCGACTATAGAATACACCAAAATCCTAAAAGAATTATATCCAGATGTTCCTGTATTACTTGGAGGAATTGAGGCATCCCTCAGACGTGTTACACATTATGACTATTGGTCTGATAGACTAATGCCTTCTATTTTGGAAAGTAGTGGAGCGGATATGCTTGTATATGGTATGGGAGAACAACCTTTGAGAGAAGTGTTAAAACTTCTATCTAAAGGTGTTCCCTTTAATTCTCTAACAACAATTCCTCAAACTGCTTTCATAAGAAAACAAGAAGAGGAACTCCCTAAAAATAAAAATTGGGAAACCATTGAGATCAACTCTCACGAAAAATGTTTGGACGACAAACTTGCATATGCCTCTAACTTTAAGCATATCGAGCAAGAGTCTAACAAACTGCACGCAAACAGAATCATTCAGAAAATAGGTGAAAACAATCTGATCATCAACCCTCCATTCTATACCATGACGGAGGAAGAAATGGATCAGTCTTTTGATTTCCCTTACACTCGTTTACCTCACCCTAAATACAAAAAGAGAGGGGCAATTCCTGCATACGACATGATCAAGTTTTCTGTCAATATGCACAGAGGATGTTTTGGTGGATGTAGTTTCTGTACGATTTCAGCACACCAAGGTAAATTTATTGCCAGTCGTTCTGAGAAATCGATCATGAAAGAAGTAAACCATGTGACTGCCATGCCTGACTTTAAAGGCTATATCAGTGACCTTGGAGGACCTTCTGCCAATATGTATAAAATGAAAGGGATTGATGAAAGCATTTGTGAAAAATGTGTCAGCCCTTCTTGTATTCACCCTGTTGTTTGTCATAACCTAGACACAAGTCATCAACCACTTATCGATATTTACAGAAAAGTGGATGAACACCCAGACATCAAAAAAGCTTTTGTGGGTAGTGGTATTCGCTATGACCTTTTGGTTAAAGATTATAACAAAAGAGCTGATGATACCATTGACGAATATATGGAACAAGTATTACGTCGTCACGTTTCAGGACGTTTGAAGGTTGCTCCAG of Sediminitomix flava contains these proteins:
- a CDS encoding YgiQ family radical SAM protein, giving the protein MQIQDRPITDWLPITKKEVERRGWEELDVILISGDAYVDHPAFGPAVIGRIIENEGYKIAIIPQPNWKDDLRDFKKMGKPKLFFGVTAGCMDSMVNHYTANKRRRSNDSYTPGGEAGFRPDYATIEYTKILKELYPDVPVLLGGIEASLRRVTHYDYWSDRLMPSILESSGADMLVYGMGEQPLREVLKLLSKGVPFNSLTTIPQTAFIRKQEEELPKNKNWETIEINSHEKCLDDKLAYASNFKHIEQESNKLHANRIIQKIGENNLIINPPFYTMTEEEMDQSFDFPYTRLPHPKYKKRGAIPAYDMIKFSVNMHRGCFGGCSFCTISAHQGKFIASRSEKSIMKEVNHVTAMPDFKGYISDLGGPSANMYKMKGIDESICEKCVSPSCIHPVVCHNLDTSHQPLIDIYRKVDEHPDIKKAFVGSGIRYDLLVKDYNKRADDTIDEYMEQVLRRHVSGRLKVAPEHTSDATLKIMRKPSFKHFHAFKKKYDEIDKKYNLNQQLIPYFISSHPGCEAQDMAHLAAETKEMGFKLEQVQDFTPTPMTVATVIYYSGVHPYTLKPYYTAKSKEEKLEQHQFFFWYKSEYQSKIRKRLEKLGLNDLTIKLLSRAPQKKEDFKPAHAKYGSNKNAKPQQEQKEGKRNGKSRNDKKKRNFDNDKPFNPKSKNFRSGGGHPNSNNKNRKNKQKSYK